The Thermothielavioides terrestris NRRL 8126 chromosome 2, complete sequence genome includes a region encoding these proteins:
- a CDS encoding sterol 24-C-methyltransferase (orthologue of Saccharomyces cerevisiae ERG6p; orthologue of S. cerevisiae ERG6p) — protein MAPSTKAKVVLEKEDHARDAAFMKALHGKSTEAAGGFAAMLSKDRQAKKVAVDEYFKHFDNKRAETETDADREARTKEYASLTRHYYNLATDLYEYGWGQSFHFCRYSVGEPFYQAIARHEHYLASKIGIQAGMKVLDVGCGVGGPAREIAKFTDAHITGLNNNDYQIERARRYAAKEGLSNQLEFVKGDFMQMHFPDNSFDAVYAIEATVHAPKLVGVYSEIYRVLKPGGVFGVYEWLMTDNYDNDNLEHRDIRLAIEEGNGISNMVKISEALEAMKEAGFELLHHEDLAKRPDPIPWYWGIAGELKYMQSYWDLFTVLRMTHAGRRVVHVFTGLLETIGLAPKGTKKTADSLAKGADGLVAGAKKDLFTPMYLMVGRKPAN, from the exons ATGGCGCCCTCCACCAAGGCGAAGGTGGtcctcgagaaggaggaccacGCGCGCGACGCGGCCTTCATGAAGGCCCTTCACGGCAAGTcgaccgaggcggcgggtGGCTTCGCTGCTATGCTCTCCAAGGACCGCCAAGCCAAGAAGGTCGCAGTGGACGAATACTTCAAGCACTTCGACAACAAGCGCGCCGAGACAGAGACCGACGCCGACAGAGAG GCCCGGACAAAAGAGTATGCGAGCTTGACAAGACA CTATTACAACCTGGCGACGGATCTGTACGAGTATGGCTGGGGCCAGAGCTTCCACTTCTGCCGGTATTCTGTCGGCGAGCCCTTCTACCAGGCCATTGCGCGCCACGAGCACTACCTCGCCTCGAAGATCGGCATTCAAGCCGGCATGAAGGTTCTTGACGTTGGTTGCGGTGTTGGCGGGCCCGCGAGAGAGATCGCCAAGTTCACCGACGCGCACATCACCGGcctcaacaacaacgacTACCAGATCGAGCGTGCCAGGCGCTACGCTGCGAAGGAGGGCCTGTCGAACCAGCTCGAGTTCGTCAAGGGCGACTTCATG CAAATGCATTTCCCCGACAACTCGTTCGACGCCGTCTATGCCATCGAGGCCACCGTCCACGCGCCCAAGCTGGTCGGCGTCTACAGCGAGATCTACCGGGTGCTGAAGCCCGGCGGTGTCTTTGGCGTGTACGAGTGGTTGATGACGGACAACtacgacaacgacaacctGGAGCATCGCGACATCCGCCTCGCGATCGAGGAGGGCAACGGCATCTCGAACATGGTCAAGATCTCGGAGGCCCTCGAGGCGATGAAGGAGGCCGGTTTCGAGCTGCTCCACCACGAGGACCTCGCCAAGCGGCCCGACCCCATCCCGTGGTACTGGGGCATCGCCGGCGAGCTCAAGTACATGCAGTCGTACTGGGACCTGTTCACCGTCCTTCGCATGACCCACGCCGGCCGCAGGGTGGTACACGTCTTCACCGGCCTGCTCGAGACCATCGGTCTGGCGCCCAAGGGCACCAAGAAGACGGCCGACTCGCTCGCcaagggcgccgacggcctcgtggccggcgccaagAAGGACCTCTTCACCCCGATGTACCTGATGGTCGGCCGCAAGCCTGCCAACTAG
- a CDS encoding glycoside hydrolase family 61 protein — protein MRFDALSALALAPLVAGHGAVTSYIIGGKTYPGYEGFSPASSPPTIQYQWPDYNPTLSVTDPKMRCNGGTSAELSAPVQAGENVTAVWKQWTHQQGPVMVWMFKCPGDFSSCHGDGKGWFKIDQLGLWGNNLNSNNWGTAIVYKTLQWSNPIPKNLAPGNYLIRHELLALHQANTPQFYAECAQLVVSGSGSALPPSDYLYSIPVYAPQNDPGITVDIYNGGLTSYTPPGGPVWSGFEF, from the exons ATGCGGTTCGACGCCCTCTCCGCCCTCGCTCTTGCGCCGCTTGTGGCTGGCCACGGCGCCGTGACCAGCTACATCATCGGCGGCAAAACCTATCCCGGCTACGAGGGCTTCTCGCCTGCCTCGAGCCCGCCGACGATCCAGTACCAGTGGCCCGACTACAACCCGACCCTGAGCGTGACCGACCCGAAGATGCGCTGCAACGGCGGCACCTCGGCAGAGCTCAGCGCGCCCGTCCAGGCCGGCGAGAACGTGACGGCCGTCTGGAAGCAGTGGACCCACCAGCAAGGCCCCGTCATGGTCTGGATGTTCAAGTGCCCCGGCGACTTCTCGTCGTgccacggcgacggcaaggGCTGGTTCAAGATCGACCAGCTGGGCCTGTGGGGCAACAACCTCAACTCGAACAACTGGGGCACCGCGATCGTCTACAAGACCCTCCAGTGGAGCAACCCGATCCCCAAGAACCTCGCGCCGGGCAACTACCTCATCCGCCACGAGCTGCTCGCCCTGCACCAGGCCAACACGCCGCAGTTCTACGCCGAGTGCGCCCAGCTGGTCGTctccggcagcggctccgCCCTGCCCCCGTCCGACTACCTCTACAGCATCCCCGTCTACGCGCCCCAGAACGACCCCGGCATCACC GTTGACATCTACAACGGCGGGCTTACCTCCTACACCCCGCCCGGCGGCCCCGTCTGGTCTGGCTTCGAGTTTTAG